The Candidatus Woesearchaeota archaeon genome includes the window GGATTATCTGCTACTTTTGAAAGATTAGATGGAAAACATGATTTATTAGCAAAATATTGTCCTGTATGTGATACAATCACAGTAAAAGAGGCGATAGAAAATAAATGGCTTTCTCCATATAAAGAGTACAAAGTAGCTATACAAGCTCCAGATATAGCTGATTATAATTATTATAACCAGCAATTTTATAACTCCTTTTCATTTTTCAATAATGATTTCAATTTAGCTATGAAATGTCTTACAAATATAATATATAGACGTACTTATGCTAAAACTATGAACATCTCTGCTAAAGAAATGGATGCTATAATTTATACATGGAATAGAGCTTTAAAAGACAGAAAGAAATTTGTAACTGAACATCCTAAGAAATTAGAGATTACAAGAAAGATATTAGCAGCTAGAAGAGATAAAAAAGCAATAACTTTTTCAGCAACTATTAAACAAGCTGAAAAAATTGGAGGAGGTTATGTAGTACACTCTGGTAAAACTAAGAAAAAGAATAGATTAACATTATCTGAATTTGATATACTTAAAACTGGTGTTTTACATAGTTCTAAAGCTTTAAATGAAGGTTTAGATTGTGCAGGATTAAATCTAGCAATAGTTTTATCAAATAATTCTTCTAAAACAGTAAAAACTCAACGGATAAATAGATAAACACTGTCCAGTAGAAAAGTAATTTTCTATTAAAAACATTCCTGAATATCGGTCATAGCTTAATAATATGAAATAAGCTGGTAAGAAATCTTAAGTCCATAATTAATGGATAGTAGTAATACCGAGGCATAGGTTACACAAACATCCTAATTAGGATAGTTGTAAATTCAGCCGTAGAGACTAAATGCAGGAACTCCTAGTAATAGGATGAAGATATAGTCCAGACCACGCAATAATTTATATAATATAAGTTATCGTAATGAAAATTATAGTGGTACGAGGTAGAGTAATACGTTATGAACCAGGTAAAGAAGCTGAGATATTTACTTTAGTGCTAGCTAATACTAATGAAGAACATTGGTTTAATACTTCTAATGAAGGTAAATCTTATATAGAA containing:
- a CDS encoding helicase-related protein, with product GLSATFERLDGKHDLLAKYCPVCDTITVKEAIENKWLSPYKEYKVAIQAPDIADYNYYNQQFYNSFSFFNNDFNLAMKCLTNIIYRRTYAKTMNISAKEMDAIIYTWNRALKDRKKFVTEHPKKLEITRKILAARRDKKAITFSATIKQAEKIGGGYVVHSGKTKKKNRLTLSEFDILKTGVLHSSKALNEGLDCAGLNLAIVLSNNSSKTVKTQRINR